Below is a window of Solanum stenotomum isolate F172 chromosome 7, ASM1918654v1, whole genome shotgun sequence DNA.
GCTGCTTTCAACTGACCAGCATCTGCTTCAGATAAGAGAGGAGCTTGGTTTTCAGCAAATGATTCCAACATCTGGATATCGACATTAAGAGCCATAACAGCATTCACGTTGAACCTTTTAACTGATTCCCCTAGTAAAGCCCCAACAATCATCTCTGATATATGACACAGAACATCTTGCAAAACTCTCTTGAGAACTTGAACAGGCAGTATCTGCTGGGCAGTAGAAGTTAGtgtttcaagaaaaataatcacCTCATGCACATATTCATTTCCACTCTGCAGAGGCTCATCGGCCATCCAATTCACATTCTCAATCAACAAAAGGAAACCATCAACCTTTTGCTTAAGCAGACCCGAAAGCATCTCTTCAGCAGCATCACGGGCCTTAGTCAAAGGGAACAGTCTCCTCCCCCTCTCAGCCATTCTCAATGGAATCCCTGAAAGCTGTGCAGCATGACGAAAGAAAAAGTCGCAAGCACGTTCAAACACAGCCATATTAGCCGCCATCTGCATTGCTTGGGTAACACCACCGATAGATGTATTAATGAGCTTCAACAGGGCTCCATCCAGGACTTCAGTTAAAAGCCGATCCAAGTACTTCTTCACCACATCATAGAAATCAAGCTGACCACCATGTGACATAAAACTAACTGAATCCTCGATAAAGGACCGCACAATTCTACAGCAATCAGGAACTGTACACGAAAACGGTGCAACATAAGGAAATGCAGGCATAATATTTGACGTCTGTAACTGGAATGACAACACATTCATGGAATACTCATATTCCTTTTTCATATACATCTGCTCAAATTTATCTGCAGCAAGAGCCTCAGTTATCTGCTTTCGACAATCAGACAACAGGAGCTCATGATACTTATCCCTGTGCTTGCTCAAGACGTCTAGCAAAGCCTCAACAGGGTATCCATATCTACGCAACGTCACACTAAGCAAACTCACATAGTCCTTGATTAATAACAAATGATTCGCAGTTTGCATTCTAGAAAACTGATCTTCCAAAACAGAACACATTTTACTCATAGCAGTGTCCCATAAATTCTCCACCTCCATTTTGGAAACCAACTTACCACCAGTCCTCAAGACTCGATCTTCCACGATGAAAAAACCAGCAATTTGGGCAAAAAATGTCTGATGAGATTCAAGGAAGGGCGTCATTGAAGATACCTGAAAATCTGAAGTCAATTGAAGCTTGCGATTCTcaaaatagtactttttgaatCGATCTTCAAGTCCTAGAGTTTGGTTTATGTGATAAGCCCTATACAACGGCGTCAAATCAAACCCTAACATTCCATTGCTGTAACCATCCTTTCCGTCATCACTGATCCCATTGAATCCGTCatcgtcttcttcttcaagagcATAAACACAATCCCGAAGACTGAGTCTACTCTGCTCCTCAGCTTGTCGTTGCTTGATTCTGAGCTCTTCTTCTCTCTGTCTCGATGCTGATGCTTGTCCGATAGCTAGTTGCCCTAAATTTCGGCTAACTACACGGATCTCGACAAGCCAATCACCAAACTCTTTGGTGATTCTCCGTTCAATATGTGAACGAATCGCAGGGATCTGCTTTTCAAGCATTCGCCGGAGAGTAGTAGACGGTGTTTTGTTCATGAACTCTCTCTCAATCGAGTCCACACACTTCAACGCCATGTAAAAATTGTTCTCTGAAAGATGACGATTGGCTCGGGAGCAAAGCTCGACTAGCTGAACGCAAGTCCGAAGCGATTGGATAGCAAGAGTTATGTTTTTGCATTTGTTTCGAGCTTCAACGAATGAGTCAAGAGTGGTAAGCAAAGGCACAGCGACGGACTGAAGTTGACTGTTCGAGTTTGACAGAGACGATTTAAGAGAATCAACATCGGAGAGCAGAGAT
It encodes the following:
- the LOC125871047 gene encoding exocyst complex component SEC15B, with translation MNTSKMRRKVVPAVENGDSADKFDQVLLSAAICNGEDVGPFVRKGFASGKPETVLLHLRHFARSKESEIEDVCRAHYEDFITAVDDLRSLLSDVDSLKSSLSNSNSQLQSVAVPLLTTLDSFVEARNKCKNITLAIQSLRTCVQLVELCSRANRHLSENNFYMALKCVDSIEREFMNKTPSTTLRRMLEKQIPAIRSHIERRITKEFGDWLVEIRVVSRNLGQLAIGQASASRQREEELRIKQRQAEEQSRLSLRDCVYALEEEDDDGFNGISDDGKDGYSNGMLGFDLTPLYRAYHINQTLGLEDRFKKYYFENRKLQLTSDFQVSSMTPFLESHQTFFAQIAGFFIVEDRVLRTGGKLVSKMEVENLWDTAMSKMCSVLEDQFSRMQTANHLLLIKDYVSLLSVTLRRYGYPVEALLDVLSKHRDKYHELLLSDCRKQITEALAADKFEQMYMKKEYEYSMNVLSFQLQTSNIMPAFPYVAPFSCTVPDCCRIVRSFIEDSVSFMSHGGQLDFYDVVKKYLDRLLTEVLDGALLKLINTSIGGVTQAMQMAANMAVFERACDFFFRHAAQLSGIPLRMAERGRRLFPLTKARDAAEEMLSGLLKQKVDGFLLLIENVNWMADEPLQSGNEYVHEVIIFLETLTSTAQQILPVQVLKRVLQDVLCHISEMIVGALLGESVKRFNVNAVMALNVDIQMLESFAENQAPLLSEADAGQLKAALAESRQLVNLLLSNHPENFLNPVIRERSYNALDYRKVVTISEKMKDQTDRLFGSFGTRGAKQNTKKKSLDALIKRLKDVN